The following coding sequences lie in one Arachis ipaensis cultivar K30076 chromosome B03, Araip1.1, whole genome shotgun sequence genomic window:
- the LOC107630469 gene encoding protein FAR1-RELATED SEQUENCE 5-like, protein MFRKCMLGDYEIDVFRQKWFEMVERFGVENKNWVLDMYKKRHSWATAHIRGKFFAGFRTTSRCEGLNSIIAKYVNSRYNLVEFIQHFNRCVDHIRWKEVQADLASVNGRPIMQTCFQQLERSAANVYTLSIFHMFQPILVRAASMKVINMRQTGSYVIYSVGLDQTPNEMWRVFCCDIEMEFNCSCMRMESFGIPCEHIVCVLVHEDIEELPRSLVLPRWTKTAKVGLQNAVGLHWDSLMLSQYGCLMDWFRQLANFACRDNERFIFTREMAMNLLKQFKEEDAAQKGGVNDADSVRDGVQVDASGAGLATNDLGHSMPRDPRKCRTKGGASQSNKRKHRCGHCGMEGHNRTTCRVRRGISQSEGLGNDTFDNDSDDHMNIEDDSFVYDESASYSSNEVL, encoded by the exons ATGTTTAGAAAGTGTATGCTAGGCGACTATGAAATTGATGTATTTCGTCAAAAGTGGTTTGAAATGGTTGAGAGATTTGGTGTCGAAAACAAGAATTGGGTCCTAGATATGTataaaaagagacattcatgggCAACTGCACATATAAGAGGGAAGTTTTTTGCTGGTTTTCGGACTACTTCTCGGTGCGAGGGATTAAACTCGATCATTGCAAAGTATGTCAACTCAAGGTACAATCTGGTTGAGTTCATTCAACACTTTAATCGTTGTGTCGACCATATAAGGTGGAAAGAGGTCCAGGCTGACCTCGCCTCTGTGAATGGGAGACCCATTATGCAAACCTGTTTTCAACAGTTAGAGAGGAGTGCTGCCAATGTTTACACCCTATCAATATTTCATATGTTCCAACCAATCCTTGTACGGGCTGCATCAATGAAGGTAATAAATATGAGGCAAACTGGCTCTTATGTGATTTACTCTGTCGGTTTGGACCAAACGCCAAATGAGATGTGGCGTGTATTCTGTTGTGACATTGAGATGGAATTCAATTGTTCATGTATGAGAATGGAATCATTTGGCATACCTTGTGAACACATAGTTTGCGTCTTGGTGCATGAAGATATAGAGGAGTTGCCAAGGTCATTAGTCTTGCCTCGGTGGACCAAGACTGCCAAAGTGGGTTTGCAAAATGCGGTTGGGCTTCATTGGGATTCTTTGATGCTAAGTCAGTACGGTTGTTTGATGGATTGGTTTAGACAACTAGCCAACTTTGCTTGCCGAGATAACGAGAGATTTATCTTTACACGGGAAATGGCTATGAATTTGTTGAAACAATTTAAGGAGGAAGATGCTGCACAAAAAGGGGGGGTCAATGATGCAGATAGTGTAAGAGATGGTGTGCAAGTGGATGCTTCTGGAGCTGGGCTTGCAACCAATGATCTCGGACATAGCATGCCAAGGGACCCAAGAAAATGTAGGACAAAAGGGGGGGCTTCACAGTCCAATAAAAGAAAACATCGATGTGGACATTGTGGCATGGAGGGCCACAATCGAACAACTTGTCGTGTTCGTCGTGGCATCTCACAGTCAGAAGGCCTTGGAAATGACACATTTGATAATGACTCGGATGACCACATGAACATTGAAGATGACTCATTT GTATATGATGAGAGTGCTTCCTACAGTAGCAATGAGGTGCTGTAA